From a single Paraburkholderia sp. D15 genomic region:
- the tilS gene encoding tRNA lysidine(34) synthetase TilS, translating into MTTTEDSSADRLVLEAVGVSLSGPRVSSSDAAKDDAQIDARIAVAFSGGVDSCVLLDAAVRVAGASRVIALHVHHGLSVNADAWLAHCEAFARERGVAFDARRVEVSREAGASIEANARDARYRALDAMCEAHGVRTMWLAQHADDQAETVLLQLLRGAGLAGLAAMAPAYSPAGAMAVRVRPLLHLLRAQLEQYANARGLHWIDDESNADTRYARNALRHEVTPALAVHFPGFRDALARTAAHAASAQRLLDELAQLDLNAMARDEGRALSHDALLALDDDRALNLLRYWMRGLGLVAASSARLNDALRQLREVGAAHEGHRLRIDHAGQALRSYRGLVYWEAGDSRDPADETALVAREAGELRWQGEPVWRLPQWRGSFVFAMVEGGANAADRGGLDTIPLTVLKRARLAVRSRSGGERMRVNPSHDAPGRTLKNLFQERGIPAWKRDVPLLYVGDELLFVPLLGVNRAALPETVDAAEARIRIDWREDLTIA; encoded by the coding sequence GTGACTACCACCGAAGACTCATCCGCCGACCGCCTCGTTCTCGAGGCGGTCGGCGTTTCGCTTTCTGGCCCGCGCGTTTCTTCGAGCGACGCGGCGAAGGACGACGCGCAAATCGACGCGCGGATCGCGGTGGCATTCAGCGGCGGCGTGGATTCGTGCGTGCTGCTCGATGCCGCGGTGCGCGTCGCGGGTGCATCGCGGGTGATCGCGCTGCATGTGCATCACGGCTTGAGCGTCAATGCCGATGCATGGCTCGCGCACTGCGAGGCATTCGCCCGCGAGCGCGGCGTCGCGTTCGACGCGCGGCGCGTCGAGGTATCGCGCGAAGCGGGCGCGAGTATCGAGGCCAACGCACGCGACGCGCGTTACCGCGCGCTCGACGCGATGTGCGAAGCGCACGGCGTACGCACGATGTGGCTCGCGCAGCACGCGGACGATCAGGCCGAGACGGTGCTGCTGCAATTGCTGCGCGGCGCGGGCCTGGCGGGTCTCGCGGCGATGGCGCCGGCGTACTCGCCGGCCGGCGCGATGGCGGTTCGGGTGCGCCCGTTGCTGCATTTGCTGCGCGCGCAACTCGAACAGTATGCGAACGCGCGCGGCTTGCACTGGATCGACGACGAGTCGAACGCGGATACGCGCTATGCACGCAACGCGTTGCGTCACGAGGTGACGCCCGCGTTGGCCGTGCACTTTCCAGGCTTTCGCGATGCGCTCGCGCGCACGGCCGCGCATGCGGCTTCCGCGCAGCGTCTGCTCGACGAACTCGCGCAACTCGACCTGAACGCGATGGCCCGCGACGAGGGGCGCGCGCTCTCGCACGACGCGCTGCTCGCCCTCGACGACGACCGCGCGCTCAACCTGCTGCGTTACTGGATGCGTGGACTGGGCCTCGTCGCGGCATCGAGCGCGCGGCTTAACGACGCACTGCGGCAGTTGCGCGAAGTGGGCGCGGCGCACGAGGGGCATCGTTTGCGGATCGATCATGCGGGGCAGGCGTTGCGCAGTTATCGCGGGCTTGTCTATTGGGAGGCGGGCGACAGCCGCGATCCCGCCGACGAAACGGCGCTCGTCGCACGCGAGGCCGGCGAGTTGAGGTGGCAGGGCGAACCGGTGTGGCGCCTGCCGCAATGGCGCGGCAGCTTCGTGTTCGCGATGGTGGAAGGCGGCGCCAATGCCGCGGATCGCGGCGGCCTCGACACGATCCCGCTCACCGTTCTCAAGCGCGCACGGCTGGCTGTCCGTTCGCGTAGCGGCGGCGAGCGCATGCGCGTGAATCCTTCGCACGACGCGCCGGGCCGCACGCTGAAAAATCTCTTCCAGGAGCGCGGCATTCCCGCGTGGAAACGCGACGTGCCACTGCTGTATGTCGGCGACGAGCTGCTGTTCGTGCCCCTGCTCGGCGTGAATCGCGCGGCGCTGCCGGAAACCGTGGATGCCGCCGAAGCGCGCATCAGGATCGACTGGCGCGAGGATCTGACGATCGCCTGA
- a CDS encoding acetyl-CoA carboxylase carboxyltransferase subunit alpha has protein sequence MKTTFLDFEQPIAELEAKIEELRFVQDDSAVDISEEIERLSKKSQQLTKDLYANLTPWQVSQIARHPQRPYTFDYVSELFTDFHELHGDRNYADDLSIVGGLARFNGQACMVIGHQKGRDTKERALRNFGMPRPEGYRKAERLMRLAEKFSLPIFTFIDTPGAYPGIGAEERGQSEAIGRNLYVMAELKTPLIATIIGEGGSGGALAIAVGDSVLMLQFSTYSVISPEGCASILWKSAAKAPEAAEALGLTAHRLKALGLIDKIVNEPLGGAHRDPKGMAAMLRRALADSLRQFQGMSINDLRERRHERLMAYGKFKETTPGA, from the coding sequence ATGAAGACCACGTTTCTGGATTTCGAACAGCCGATCGCTGAACTCGAAGCGAAGATCGAAGAATTGCGCTTCGTGCAGGACGATTCGGCCGTCGATATTTCGGAAGAGATCGAGCGGCTGTCCAAGAAGAGCCAACAGCTCACCAAAGATCTTTATGCGAACCTCACGCCGTGGCAGGTTTCGCAAATTGCCCGTCATCCGCAGCGCCCGTACACGTTCGACTACGTGAGCGAGCTGTTCACGGATTTCCATGAACTGCACGGCGACCGCAACTATGCGGACGACCTGTCGATCGTCGGCGGCCTCGCGCGTTTCAACGGCCAGGCCTGCATGGTGATCGGCCATCAGAAGGGCCGCGACACGAAGGAGCGCGCGCTGCGCAACTTCGGCATGCCGCGTCCGGAAGGCTATCGCAAGGCCGAACGGCTGATGCGTCTGGCCGAGAAGTTCAGCCTGCCCATTTTCACGTTCATCGACACGCCGGGCGCGTATCCGGGCATCGGCGCGGAAGAGCGCGGCCAGTCCGAAGCGATCGGCCGCAATCTGTACGTGATGGCCGAACTGAAGACGCCGCTGATCGCCACGATCATCGGCGAGGGCGGCTCGGGCGGCGCGCTGGCCATCGCGGTCGGCGACAGCGTGTTGATGCTGCAATTCTCGACCTATTCGGTGATCTCGCCGGAAGGCTGCGCGTCGATTCTGTGGAAGAGCGCGGCGAAGGCGCCGGAAGCCGCGGAAGCGCTGGGTCTGACCGCGCATCGTCTGAAGGCACTGGGTCTGATCGACAAGATCGTCAACGAGCCGCTGGGCGGCGCGCATCGCGATCCGAAGGGCATGGCCGCCATGCTGCGCCGTGCGCTCGCCGATTCGCTGCGCCAGTTCCAGGGCATGAGCATCAACGACCTGCGCGAACGCCGTCACGAACGCCTGATGGCGTACGGCAAGTTCAAGGAAACGACGCCGGGTGCGTAA
- a CDS encoding DNA-3-methyladenine glycosylase encodes MATATKTPAKRATSQTSAAAAAKSTRTSARAGGAVKKAASKAGGAAKRAATTGVAVGASAAAGVSKKPAAKRVLNGATKPAPAAKRTRASRAKSNGALPAELAGNVQELARVTQDGHEGEVVRKTRASSSAGGEGSGAASGANASEVAVPVQIGGLTPEVTRPDYWDKACADLVKRDRILKKLIPKFGPVHLLSRGDPFVTLARSVVGQQISVASAQAVWAKVEAACPKLVPQQFIKLGQEKLTACGLSKRKAEYVLDLAQHFVSGALHVGKWTSMEDEAVIAELTQIRGIGRWTAEMFLIFNLSRPDVLPLDDLGLIRAISVNYFSGEPVTRSEAREVAANWEPWRTVATWYMWRSLDPQSVDIE; translated from the coding sequence ATGGCAACGGCCACGAAGACGCCGGCTAAACGAGCCACGTCTCAAACAAGCGCGGCAGCCGCGGCAAAGTCGACTCGAACGTCGGCTCGCGCGGGTGGCGCGGTGAAGAAAGCAGCGTCGAAAGCGGGTGGGGCGGCTAAGCGCGCGGCAACGACGGGTGTCGCAGTGGGCGCATCCGCGGCGGCGGGTGTGTCGAAGAAGCCGGCCGCGAAGCGCGTGCTGAATGGCGCGACCAAGCCCGCGCCCGCCGCGAAGCGGACCAGGGCGTCGCGCGCGAAAAGCAACGGCGCGTTGCCGGCGGAACTCGCGGGCAACGTGCAGGAGCTCGCACGCGTCACGCAGGACGGTCACGAAGGCGAAGTCGTGCGCAAGACGCGCGCGTCGTCGAGCGCGGGCGGTGAAGGGTCCGGTGCGGCGAGCGGCGCGAACGCGAGCGAAGTCGCGGTGCCGGTGCAGATCGGCGGTCTCACGCCGGAAGTCACGCGCCCCGACTATTGGGACAAGGCGTGCGCCGACCTCGTCAAGCGCGACCGCATCCTGAAGAAGCTGATTCCGAAATTCGGTCCCGTGCACCTGCTCAGCCGTGGCGATCCGTTCGTCACGCTCGCGCGTTCGGTAGTGGGGCAACAGATTTCGGTCGCGTCCGCGCAGGCGGTGTGGGCGAAGGTCGAGGCCGCGTGTCCGAAGCTCGTGCCGCAGCAGTTCATCAAGCTCGGTCAGGAGAAGCTGACCGCGTGCGGCCTGTCCAAGCGCAAGGCGGAGTACGTGCTCGATCTCGCGCAGCACTTCGTGTCGGGCGCGCTGCACGTCGGCAAGTGGACGTCGATGGAAGACGAGGCGGTGATCGCGGAACTCACGCAGATTCGCGGCATTGGCCGCTGGACCGCGGAGATGTTCCTGATCTTCAACCTGTCGCGCCCCGACGTCCTGCCGCTCGACGACTTGGGTCTGATCCGCGCGATCAGCGTCAACTATTTCAGCGGCGAACCGGTCACGCGCAGCGAAGCGCGCGAGGTCGCGGCGAACTGGGAACCGTGGCGTACCGTCGCAACCTGGTATATGTGGCGTAGTCTCGACCCGCAGTCGGTCGATATCGAATAA
- the cysS gene encoding cysteine--tRNA ligase, whose amino-acid sequence MESLRIYNTLARDKQNFVPLQPGVVRMYVCGMTVYDYCHVGHARVMVVFDIVQRWLRTLGYDVTYVRNITDIDDKIIRRAVENGESIKALTDRFIAALHEDADALGIARPDLEPRATDFIPQMLGMIEKLEANGYAYQASDGDVNYAVRKFAGYGKLSGKSLEDLRAGERVAANDAKQDPLDFVLWKKAKPEEPADTGWDSKFGRGRPGWHIECSAMGCTLLGEQFDIHGGGQDLQFPHHENEIAQSEGATGQTFVNYWMHNGYVQIDNEKMSKSLNNFFTIREVLAQYDAEVVRFFIARAHYRSPLNYSDVHIDDARNALSRLYTALKDVTPDSAALDWNEAHAQRFQAAMNDDFNTPVAVSVLFELATEVNRTRDPALARQLRSLGAVLGLLGREPRAYLQQAAGAAAEGALEPAAIEAKIAARVAAKQAKDYAAADRIRAELLEAGVALEDKPGGLTEWRRV is encoded by the coding sequence ATGGAATCACTGCGCATCTACAACACGCTCGCGCGTGACAAGCAAAACTTCGTGCCGCTGCAGCCCGGCGTCGTGCGGATGTACGTCTGCGGGATGACCGTATACGACTATTGTCACGTCGGCCATGCGCGGGTGATGGTCGTGTTCGACATCGTGCAGCGCTGGCTGCGCACGCTCGGCTACGACGTGACCTACGTGCGCAACATCACCGACATCGACGACAAGATCATCCGTCGCGCGGTCGAGAACGGCGAGTCGATCAAGGCGCTGACCGATCGCTTCATCGCGGCATTGCACGAAGACGCGGACGCGCTCGGTATCGCGCGTCCCGACCTCGAGCCGCGCGCCACCGACTTCATTCCGCAGATGCTCGGCATGATCGAGAAGCTCGAGGCGAACGGTTACGCGTATCAGGCGAGCGACGGCGACGTGAATTACGCGGTGCGCAAGTTCGCGGGCTACGGCAAGCTGTCGGGCAAGTCGCTCGAAGATCTGCGCGCGGGCGAACGCGTCGCGGCGAACGACGCGAAGCAGGATCCGCTCGACTTCGTGCTGTGGAAGAAAGCGAAACCGGAAGAGCCGGCCGACACCGGCTGGGACTCGAAATTCGGCCGCGGCCGTCCGGGTTGGCATATCGAATGCTCGGCCATGGGCTGCACATTGCTCGGCGAACAGTTCGACATTCACGGCGGCGGTCAGGACCTGCAGTTTCCGCACCACGAAAACGAAATCGCGCAAAGTGAAGGCGCGACCGGACAAACGTTCGTGAATTACTGGATGCACAACGGCTACGTGCAGATCGACAATGAGAAGATGTCGAAGTCGTTGAACAACTTCTTTACGATTCGTGAAGTGTTGGCGCAGTACGACGCGGAAGTCGTGCGCTTCTTCATCGCGCGCGCGCACTACCGTTCGCCGTTGAACTACAGCGACGTGCATATCGACGACGCGCGCAACGCGCTGTCGCGTTTGTACACCGCGTTGAAGGACGTGACCCCGGACAGCGCCGCGCTCGACTGGAACGAGGCGCACGCGCAGCGCTTCCAGGCCGCGATGAACGACGACTTCAACACGCCGGTGGCGGTGTCGGTCCTGTTCGAGCTGGCCACCGAAGTAAACCGCACGCGCGATCCCGCGCTGGCCCGTCAGTTGCGCTCGCTGGGTGCAGTGCTCGGGTTGCTCGGCCGTGAGCCGCGTGCATACCTGCAGCAGGCCGCGGGCGCCGCCGCCGAAGGCGCGCTCGAGCCCGCCGCGATCGAAGCGAAGATCGCCGCGCGCGTGGCCGCCAAGCAGGCGAAGGACTATGCGGCAGCAGACCGGATCCGGGCCGAATTGCTCGAAGCCGGCGTTGCACTCGAAGACAAACCCGGCGGGTTGACCGAGTGGCGGCGCGTGTGA
- a CDS encoding tetratricopeptide repeat protein, whose translation MKPSSGRARSAATLAATALGGLAHGVSRDTTRALALRVTFVAALALMPGAAAFAQKAATMPTGPAVRDDTPEIDTSIAQKNWQGALTQLDTRIAANPRDAQAKFKRATVLAHLNRDDDAIAAFTELTQLYPELPEPYNNLAALYAKQGRYVEARAALETATRVNPGYGLAYENLGDLYLRMANESYKRAQSLGKVSATTTQRLADIQKIVAPQPAKAPVARQSAPAADDYTAHAMSNMTESPSFQFGGSTGSLAMPPYMAPSK comes from the coding sequence ATGAAACCTTCCAGCGGCCGCGCGCGCAGCGCTGCGACCCTCGCCGCGACGGCCCTCGGCGGCCTCGCGCACGGCGTGTCCCGAGACACCACGCGAGCCCTCGCCTTGCGCGTCACCTTCGTTGCGGCGCTCGCGCTCATGCCCGGCGCAGCGGCCTTCGCGCAGAAGGCGGCAACCATGCCGACAGGCCCCGCGGTGCGCGACGACACACCTGAAATCGACACCTCGATCGCGCAGAAAAACTGGCAGGGCGCGCTCACGCAACTGGACACACGCATCGCGGCGAACCCGCGCGACGCGCAGGCCAAATTCAAGCGCGCCACGGTGCTCGCGCACCTGAATCGCGACGACGACGCCATCGCCGCCTTCACCGAACTCACGCAGTTGTATCCCGAGTTGCCCGAGCCGTATAACAACCTCGCCGCGCTGTACGCGAAGCAAGGCCGTTATGTGGAAGCGCGCGCCGCGCTCGAAACCGCGACCCGGGTGAATCCGGGTTACGGTCTGGCGTACGAGAACCTCGGCGATCTTTATCTGCGCATGGCCAACGAGTCGTACAAGCGCGCGCAGAGCCTGGGCAAGGTGAGCGCCACCACCACGCAGCGCCTCGCGGACATCCAGAAGATCGTCGCGCCGCAACCGGCCAAAGCGCCGGTCGCCAGACAGAGCGCGCCCGCGGCGGACGACTATACGGCCCACGCGATGTCGAACATGACGGAGTCGCCCAGCTTCCAGTTCGGCGGCTCGACCGGCTCGCTCGCCATGCCGCCGTACATGGCGCCGTCGAAGTAA
- a CDS encoding peptidylprolyl isomerase — protein sequence MKWLMLALGSAALIANAPAFAQSGSQAAHPSVLFKTSEGDIRVELYPEKAPKTVANFLDYVKSGQYSGTIFHRVIRGFMIQGGGYTQSFAEKPTRAPIPLESRNGLKNATGTLAMARTSDPNSATAQFFINTVDNAGLDYPNPDGNGYAVFGKVTSGMDVVKKIEGAPTTTRGPMSDVPVKAVVIESATVVGK from the coding sequence ATGAAATGGTTGATGTTGGCGCTCGGCAGCGCCGCCCTGATCGCAAACGCACCCGCCTTTGCCCAGTCCGGTTCGCAAGCCGCGCATCCGTCCGTCCTCTTCAAGACGTCGGAAGGCGACATCCGCGTCGAGCTGTATCCCGAGAAAGCGCCGAAGACGGTCGCCAACTTCCTCGACTACGTGAAGTCCGGCCAGTACAGCGGCACGATTTTCCATCGCGTGATTCGCGGCTTCATGATTCAGGGCGGCGGCTACACGCAGAGCTTCGCCGAGAAGCCGACGCGCGCGCCGATTCCGCTCGAAAGCCGTAACGGTCTGAAGAACGCCACCGGCACGCTCGCGATGGCGCGCACCAGCGATCCGAATTCGGCCACCGCGCAATTCTTCATCAACACGGTCGACAACGCCGGCCTCGATTATCCGAACCCGGACGGCAACGGCTACGCGGTGTTCGGCAAGGTCACGAGCGGCATGGACGTCGTGAAGAAGATCGAGGGCGCACCCACCACCACGCGCGGTCCGATGAGCGACGTGCCGGTCAAGGCCGTCGTGATCGAGTCGGCCACGGTGGTCGGCAAGTAA
- a CDS encoding peptidylprolyl isomerase, which translates to MVELHTNHGVIKLELDADKAPKSVENFLNYVKAGHYDNTVFHRVIDGFMIQGGGFEPGMKQKPTAEAIDNEANNGLKNVNGSIAMARTNDPHSATAQFFINVNDNDFLNHSSPTPQGWGYAVFGKVVDGMDVVEKIKKVKTGSKGFHQDVPADDVVIEKAVIVD; encoded by the coding sequence ATGGTTGAACTGCATACGAACCACGGCGTCATCAAACTCGAACTGGACGCCGACAAGGCGCCGAAGTCGGTCGAGAACTTCCTCAACTATGTGAAGGCCGGCCACTACGACAACACGGTGTTCCACCGCGTGATCGACGGCTTCATGATCCAGGGCGGCGGTTTCGAACCGGGCATGAAGCAGAAGCCGACGGCTGAAGCGATCGACAACGAAGCGAACAACGGCCTGAAGAACGTCAACGGCTCGATCGCGATGGCGCGCACCAACGACCCGCATTCGGCGACCGCGCAATTCTTCATCAACGTGAACGACAACGACTTCCTGAACCACTCGTCGCCGACGCCGCAAGGCTGGGGCTACGCGGTGTTCGGCAAGGTCGTCGACGGCATGGACGTGGTCGAGAAGATCAAGAAGGTCAAGACCGGCTCGAAGGGCTTCCATCAGGACGTGCCGGCCGACGACGTCGTGATCGAAAAGGCTGTGATCGTCGACTGA
- a CDS encoding UDP-2,3-diacylglucosamine diphosphatase, which produces MLQETPLRSVAAGVPGEGKRPHAARPFFFLSDIHLSEAIPHTVAAFEHFIRVTAEQADSVFILGDLFEYWIGDDMLVEPFAARMAALLHTLSERGIALYIMHGNRDFLLGKRFMKAAGAIWLPDPFVITAFGTRVVLAHGDGLCTADPGYQAFRRFARSRFAQLLFLAWPFRWRQALAENMRSKSEQGRTRPVSPKYDVTSKAVASLFRTSKTATLIHGHTHRPARHREPAGTRWVLPDWDLDHGERRGGYLRIDAEGIRALPLD; this is translated from the coding sequence ATGCTGCAAGAAACGCCGCTGCGAAGCGTCGCCGCGGGCGTGCCTGGCGAGGGCAAACGCCCGCACGCCGCACGCCCGTTTTTTTTCCTCTCCGACATTCACTTGAGCGAGGCGATTCCGCACACGGTCGCCGCGTTCGAGCATTTCATCCGCGTCACCGCCGAGCAGGCGGATTCGGTTTTCATTCTCGGCGACCTGTTCGAGTACTGGATCGGCGACGACATGCTCGTCGAGCCGTTCGCCGCGCGCATGGCGGCGTTGCTGCACACGTTGTCGGAGCGTGGCATCGCGCTCTACATCATGCACGGCAATCGCGACTTTCTGCTGGGCAAGCGCTTCATGAAAGCGGCCGGCGCGATCTGGCTGCCCGATCCGTTCGTGATCACCGCGTTCGGCACGCGCGTCGTGCTCGCGCATGGCGACGGACTGTGCACCGCGGACCCGGGGTATCAGGCGTTTCGCCGTTTCGCGCGCAGCCGCTTTGCGCAGTTGCTGTTTCTGGCGTGGCCGTTTCGCTGGCGCCAGGCGCTCGCGGAAAACATGCGCTCGAAGAGCGAGCAAGGCCGCACGCGGCCCGTTTCGCCGAAGTATGACGTGACGTCGAAGGCGGTGGCGTCGCTGTTCAGAACGTCGAAGACCGCGACGCTGATTCATGGCCACACGCATCGGCCGGCGCGGCATCGCGAGCCGGCCGGGACGCGCTGGGTGTTGCCCGATTGGGATCTGGACCACGGCGAGCGCCGTGGCGGGTATCTGCGTATCGATGCAGAGGGGATTCGGGCGCTGCCGCTCGATTGA
- the cysE gene encoding serine O-acetyltransferase, giving the protein MFTRLREDIATIRERDPAARSAWEVVTCYPGLHALVLHRFAHACWRAGRRWLARFVSQLARFLTGIEIHPGATVGRRVFIDHGMGVVIGETAEIGDDCTIYQGVTLGGTSLTRGAKRHPTLERGVIVGAGAKVLGGFTIGADAKIGSNAVVTKPVPARGTAVGNPARIIVPAAAAVNASDMSMAPAGGGAAMASAAAASASHGQAANGASHDGAPHDAKRANAANAINATSTFCAYGITPNADDPVSLAIHGLIDHAATQSKRIDEIVDALERLGTSLEGLQGADSALLDLRRLSAAIAGKVEGTTLAER; this is encoded by the coding sequence ATGTTCACGAGACTTCGCGAAGACATTGCCACGATCCGCGAGCGCGATCCCGCCGCCCGCAGCGCCTGGGAAGTCGTCACGTGTTACCCGGGTCTGCATGCGCTCGTGCTGCACCGGTTCGCGCACGCCTGCTGGCGGGCAGGGCGTCGCTGGCTCGCGCGCTTCGTATCGCAGCTCGCGCGCTTTCTGACCGGCATCGAAATTCATCCGGGCGCGACGGTGGGGCGGCGCGTGTTCATCGATCACGGGATGGGCGTGGTGATCGGCGAAACCGCCGAGATCGGCGACGACTGCACGATCTATCAAGGCGTGACGCTTGGCGGCACGTCGCTCACGCGCGGCGCGAAACGGCATCCGACGCTGGAGCGCGGCGTGATCGTCGGTGCGGGCGCGAAAGTGCTGGGCGGCTTCACGATCGGCGCCGACGCGAAGATCGGCTCGAACGCGGTGGTGACGAAGCCGGTGCCCGCGCGAGGGACGGCGGTAGGCAACCCGGCGCGCATCATCGTGCCGGCGGCTGCGGCGGTGAATGCTTCTGATATGTCGATGGCTCCGGCGGGCGGCGGCGCGGCGATGGCGAGTGCCGCGGCGGCGAGTGCCTCGCACGGCCAGGCGGCCAACGGCGCATCGCACGACGGCGCGCCGCACGACGCCAAACGCGCGAATGCGGCGAATGCCATCAACGCGACCAGCACCTTCTGCGCGTACGGCATCACGCCGAACGCGGACGATCCGGTGTCGCTGGCCATTCACGGGTTGATCGATCACGCGGCCACGCAGTCGAAGCGCATCGACGAAATTGTCGACGCGTTAGAGCGTCTCGGCACGAGTCTCGAAGGGCTGCAAGGCGCGGATTCGGCCTTGCTCGATCTGCGGCGCCTGTCGGCCGCGATTGCGGGGAAGGTGGAAGGGACGACGCTCGCGGAGCGTTAA
- a CDS encoding RNA methyltransferase, which yields MDHTHHSSDPAVAELRGGFTSTRFVLVEPSHPGNVGAAARALKTMGFSRLVLVSPRVPQVQNDPEAIAMASGADDVLASAHVVPTLADALSGVHWSVALTARLREYGPPQGTPRAAAAIAREHAAHGEIALVFGNERTGLSNEDVERCSALVHIPANPAYSSLNLAQAVQVLAYELRTSYLSTEVAAASNALQAAAQASAVHGAAGDVSGEGAAGGAGGAGATSTVRAASDEIESMFTHLESALVALDFLDPANPKKLMSRLRRLFARSGLEREEVNIVRGIAKHILLKTQRRDGDASK from the coding sequence GTGGACCACACCCATCATTCCTCCGACCCCGCCGTGGCCGAGCTGCGCGGCGGTTTCACCTCGACGCGCTTCGTGCTCGTCGAGCCGAGTCATCCGGGCAACGTCGGCGCGGCGGCACGCGCGCTGAAGACGATGGGCTTTTCGCGTCTCGTGCTGGTGTCGCCGCGCGTGCCGCAGGTGCAGAACGATCCGGAAGCGATCGCGATGGCGAGCGGCGCCGACGACGTGCTCGCCTCCGCGCACGTCGTGCCGACCCTCGCCGACGCGTTGAGCGGCGTGCACTGGTCGGTCGCGCTGACCGCGCGGCTGCGCGAATACGGGCCGCCGCAGGGCACGCCGCGCGCGGCGGCCGCGATCGCGCGCGAACACGCGGCGCACGGCGAGATCGCGCTGGTGTTCGGCAACGAGCGCACGGGCCTGTCGAACGAAGACGTCGAGCGGTGCAGCGCGCTCGTGCATATCCCGGCGAATCCCGCGTATAGCTCGTTGAATCTCGCGCAGGCCGTGCAGGTGCTGGCGTATGAGTTGCGCACGTCGTATCTGTCGACGGAGGTCGCCGCGGCCTCGAATGCGTTGCAGGCGGCCGCTCAGGCGAGCGCGGTGCACGGCGCTGCAGGCGATGTGTCCGGCGAAGGCGCAGCGGGTGGTGCAGGGGGGGCGGGTGCCACGTCTACGGTCCGCGCCGCGAGCGACGAAATCGAAAGCATGTTCACGCATCTGGAAAGCGCGCTCGTCGCGCTCGATTTCCTCGACCCGGCCAATCCGAAGAAGCTGATGTCGCGCCTGCGACGTCTGTTCGCGCGCTCGGGACTGGAGCGCGAGGAGGTCAACATCGTGCGCGGCATCGCCAAGCATATCCTGCTGAAAACCCAGCGCCGCGACGGCGACGCTTCGAAGTAA
- a CDS encoding inositol monophosphatase family protein — MHPMLNIAVKAARRAAQIINRASLDLDLIQVSKKQHNDFVTEVDKASEAAIIDTLKTAYPDHAILAEESGKSDNESEYQWIIDPLDGTTNFIHGFPYYCVSIALAHKGIVTQAVVYDPTRNDLFTASRGRGAYLNDRRIRVAKRDRLADGLIGTGFPFRETDGLAAYGRQFAEMTEACAGLRRPGAAALDLANVAAGRMDGFFEQGLNPWDVAAGSLLITEAGGLVGNYTGDSDFLHIGEIVAGNPKIYAQMVPILSRYSRTRQQADSAN, encoded by the coding sequence ATGCATCCCATGCTCAATATCGCTGTGAAGGCCGCGCGCCGTGCAGCCCAGATCATCAACCGCGCGTCGCTCGACCTCGATCTGATCCAGGTCAGCAAGAAACAGCACAACGATTTCGTCACGGAGGTCGACAAAGCGTCTGAAGCGGCGATCATCGACACGCTCAAGACCGCCTACCCCGATCACGCGATCCTCGCCGAGGAATCCGGCAAGTCGGACAACGAGTCCGAATACCAGTGGATCATCGATCCGCTCGACGGCACCACCAACTTCATTCACGGTTTTCCGTACTACTGCGTGTCGATCGCGCTCGCGCACAAGGGCATCGTCACGCAGGCCGTGGTCTACGATCCGACCCGCAACGACCTGTTCACCGCCTCGCGCGGCCGCGGCGCGTACCTGAACGACCGCCGCATTCGCGTCGCCAAGCGTGACCGTCTGGCCGACGGCCTGATCGGCACCGGCTTCCCGTTCCGCGAAACGGACGGCCTCGCCGCGTACGGCCGCCAGTTCGCCGAAATGACCGAAGCTTGCGCGGGCCTGCGCCGTCCGGGCGCCGCCGCGCTCGATCTGGCCAATGTCGCCGCCGGCCGCATGGACGGCTTCTTCGAGCAGGGTCTGAATCCGTGGGATGTCGCCGCGGGCAGCCTGCTGATCACGGAAGCCGGCGGCCTCGTCGGCAACTACACGGGCGATTCGGACTTCCTGCATATCGGGGAAATCGTCGCGGGCAATCCGAAGATCTATGCGCAGATGGTGCCGATCCTGTCGCGCTATAGCCGCACGCGTCAGCAGGCCGACTCGGCGAACTAA